A genome region from Hymenobacter tibetensis includes the following:
- a CDS encoding ABC transporter permease gives MRKWLHQNPQRTWTPLLALLWLSLLVFAAVVAGLLPQQLLSPDLLNSNAPPSTPSHWLGTDPQGQDVMAALLYGARTALLVSIPSVGIAAALGTGFGLAAGYFGDTRLRYPLAYCATVGCAFLCFALFKISFSWLLLLLLSALSVGKVLTRFQFWSHRIALPLDQLIQVCTSLLSSVPRLLLIITIAAAIEPTLLGLVLLLGFTSWTQTARLVRAEARRVRQLPYLEAAHAAGLPPLRIVWHHMLPNVMRPVITTIPLSIAAFITLETTLSFLGIGLPPEVVSWGKLLALSRLAPSSWWLLLFPALCLLATTLALRSVLAFKKR, from the coding sequence ATGAGGAAATGGCTCCATCAGAATCCTCAACGAACTTGGACGCCTCTGCTGGCCTTGCTCTGGCTTTCCTTGCTGGTATTCGCTGCCGTGGTAGCAGGCTTGCTTCCACAGCAACTCTTGTCTCCTGATTTGCTTAACAGCAATGCACCGCCTTCTACTCCTAGCCATTGGCTAGGCACTGATCCGCAAGGGCAAGATGTCATGGCCGCGCTGTTGTATGGTGCTCGTACTGCCCTGCTAGTCAGTATACCATCTGTTGGCATTGCCGCTGCTCTAGGCACTGGCTTTGGCTTAGCCGCTGGTTATTTTGGTGATACACGTTTGCGTTATCCGTTGGCTTATTGTGCGACGGTGGGATGTGCTTTCCTCTGTTTTGCCCTGTTCAAAATCTCATTCAGTTGGCTACTGTTGTTGCTGTTATCAGCGCTAAGCGTAGGCAAAGTACTAACACGATTCCAGTTTTGGTCGCATAGGATAGCACTTCCCCTCGACCAACTTATACAGGTATGCACCAGCCTGCTTTCGTCTGTTCCGAGGTTGTTACTTATCATCACAATAGCAGCAGCTATTGAACCTACGCTTCTTGGCTTGGTATTGCTGTTGGGATTCACTTCCTGGACCCAAACAGCCCGGCTGGTACGCGCAGAAGCAAGACGTGTGCGTCAGTTGCCTTATCTGGAAGCTGCGCATGCGGCCGGCTTACCACCTTTGCGGATCGTATGGCATCACATGTTGCCCAACGTTATGCGGCCTGTTATTACCACAATACCTTTAAGTATTGCCGCATTTATTACACTAGAAACTACCCTGTCTTTTCTAGGAATAGGCTTGCCTCCTGAAGTTGTAAGCTGGGGAAAATTACTTGCACTCAGCCGTTTGGCTCCATCTTCGTGGTGGTTGTTGCTGTTCCCGGCGCTTTGTCTGTTGGCTACCACACTGGCTCTACGTTCCGTACTGGCTTTCAAAAAAAGGTAG
- a CDS encoding PKD domain-containing protein — MSVSCPLPRVVELCVELDASASVDQAAGPLTFRWQMGDGTTLTGPMVAHCYAIRRRYTVQLDVVDDKTGEVREAEKIIPVDFTQETVLNFTATPDTVRVGQSVAFDAVDSQLPLCENVVVLWDFRDGVVSNGRRVQHVFRRPGQYAVRMALRGNGPDSCPSSHCVGRVITVIPAAAP, encoded by the coding sequence GTGAGTGTATCATGCCCACTACCGCGAGTAGTAGAGCTTTGCGTTGAACTTGATGCCAGCGCCTCAGTCGATCAGGCAGCCGGTCCTCTCACCTTTCGTTGGCAAATGGGCGACGGCACAACGCTCACGGGCCCAATGGTAGCTCATTGCTACGCTATCCGCCGCCGCTACACCGTCCAACTCGACGTAGTAGACGACAAAACAGGAGAGGTGCGAGAAGCCGAGAAAATCATCCCGGTAGACTTCACCCAAGAAACTGTTCTCAACTTCACGGCTACCCCCGACACGGTCCGCGTTGGCCAGTCGGTTGCCTTCGATGCCGTGGACTCGCAGTTACCTTTGTGCGAAAATGTAGTTGTGCTGTGGGATTTTCGAGATGGGGTGGTAAGTAATGGACGGCGAGTACAACACGTTTTTCGCCGTCCAGGCCAGTATGCTGTTCGAATGGCGCTACGCGGCAACGGTCCGGATAGCTGCCCTAGCAGCCATTGTGTAGGCCGGGTTATCACAGTTATACCGGCGGCTGCGCCCTAA
- a CDS encoding LytR/AlgR family response regulator transcription factor, translating to MPASLSPLRCLVVDDDPLSVQVVENCIASTPFLKAVGSCESAVAAAEVLRNQEVDLLFLDVEMPLMSGIDLLSTLHNPPLVVLITSSKQYAVEAFEYDVVDYLVKPVSYARFLKAAQRALELAHPQAVTEPTPPADADFTFMKVDTKLVKVLFDEVRYVEALGDYVHIVTGQSKLIVYSTMKAVEEKFPDTLFVRVHRSFIVNLKRVQAIEDNTIVIDNKHIPIGQTYTREVFQRLNKF from the coding sequence ATGCCTGCTTCTCTATCCCCTCTGCGTTGTCTGGTAGTAGACGATGATCCACTTTCTGTACAAGTAGTTGAAAACTGCATTGCCAGCACCCCGTTCCTAAAGGCGGTGGGCAGTTGCGAGAGTGCCGTTGCTGCTGCCGAAGTATTACGCAACCAAGAGGTGGACCTGCTATTTCTTGACGTCGAAATGCCACTTATGTCGGGTATCGACTTGCTCAGCACACTCCACAATCCGCCGTTGGTGGTGCTTATCACTAGCAGCAAGCAGTATGCGGTGGAGGCGTTCGAGTACGACGTAGTTGATTATCTGGTGAAACCCGTGAGTTATGCTCGCTTTCTGAAAGCCGCTCAACGCGCTTTGGAGCTTGCCCACCCCCAGGCAGTTACGGAGCCTACTCCTCCCGCTGATGCGGACTTCACCTTCATGAAGGTAGATACCAAGCTGGTGAAAGTGCTTTTCGATGAGGTACGCTACGTAGAAGCCCTCGGCGACTACGTCCACATCGTCACGGGCCAGAGCAAGCTCATTGTGTATAGCACCATGAAAGCGGTAGAGGAAAAGTTTCCTGACACCTTATTCGTGCGCGTGCACCGATCCTTTATTGTCAATCTGAAACGGGTGCAAGCCATCGAAGACAACACGATTGTCATCGATAACAAGCACATTCCTATTGGGCAAACGTACACCCGGGAAGTGTTCCAACGGCTTAATAAGTTCTAA
- a CDS encoding hybrid sensor histidine kinase/response regulator — MLLRCYRLLFTLFVCWGSCGLGAQAQQASPQYFLKQFGPADGLPQPFIYALAQDQAGYLWIGTAEGLVRYDGTEFVTFSTKDGLAEDFVTALYVQPQTGHVWVSHYQGGVSCWDGQRVRRVPAKAVQPKGFHPRPGIAAPDTVYKNATQFGLATQQVATLHQVLPAGTVPQVVLTDREHNLWVGTAGQGLWRWSDRHISFYPLPKNSVSALFNQGKAGGISTTGELVSLNSISGQPSPFIVYPGKLLPYPPSAVLYTADKPSNLISSNAYSKLVPGSILAGTAGHGLWQGAVIPRRSILRLVRRLPTTLSVTALAQQRNGDVWVGTALDGLYQLPADSTKAVQHFTTANGLLHNTIYALTADSTGGVWIGTHDTGLAMWRQGSFHYFRFPSGSLDVSALLTDGAGRVWIGTEGNGIFCYEKGLLRNYGPSNGLRSPYCYALLPIRWRNNSGNISQHEQVLVVHRNSLSFSDTTLRHFIPAALPGNPLVRDLLPQATVDKSAFCVWLRTRSGLLCLRTTTATLLPGTRTPTPTLLSSEVDGATRLPTQLNELSATQHRVSFMFRGISLLPNQTDLQYQYRLAGYQEQWSHPTVVGEAQFPRLDAGHYSFEVRCRRGAQGRWSASTVTAFSIATPFWQTWWFALTSLVLLGAGVFALIRVREATLRRQKVQLETTVRARTHELREQKAHIEDMNAELVVARDVAEASRKAKAQFLANMSHEIRTPMNAVIGLTHLLRQTPVNSEQNEYLEAVQSSSQNLLVIINDILDSSKIEAGKLSLEHTAFRLPELLRRVASMFRFATEAKHLYFNLEIDSTVPTAVLGDSVRLNQVLVNLVGNAVKFTTTGGVTVRVTSSSTEPSGLQLVRFVVRDTGIGIPANKLDAIFEDFSQANTSTTRQFGGTGLGLSIARNLVELHGGRLWVESEDGQGSAFSFEIPYTVADPTEVAPEATLAVGRFEPELRVLVAEDNDLNQLVARKTLEAWNVQVTIAANGRLAVEAAEQHTFDAVLMDVQMPEMDGYEAARQLRARFPDSAVLPIIGLTASALPEDRALALEAGMNDTLAKPFDPAVLYARLAHYTGRGHLAAQTPSFPGAEPTELTASLPTLDWTLLEELAGGNEAFVQQIINTFINQAPPLQKQLETELASVDPAAMARTAHKLKGQVAYFGVEELYSTLETLEQQAKQNATPDTLSALVEQSGEYLRRLYPQLRER, encoded by the coding sequence GTGCTGCTTCGCTGTTATCGTCTACTCTTTACGCTGTTTGTTTGCTGGGGCAGTTGCGGCCTTGGTGCACAGGCCCAACAGGCAAGCCCCCAGTATTTCCTAAAGCAGTTCGGCCCAGCCGATGGCTTGCCACAGCCTTTCATCTACGCACTAGCCCAAGACCAAGCAGGTTACCTCTGGATTGGCACCGCTGAAGGGTTGGTCCGCTATGATGGCACTGAGTTCGTCACGTTCAGCACCAAAGATGGACTGGCCGAGGATTTTGTGACGGCGCTATACGTGCAGCCACAAACCGGCCATGTCTGGGTGAGCCACTACCAAGGCGGAGTATCATGCTGGGATGGACAACGGGTGCGGCGAGTGCCAGCAAAAGCAGTGCAGCCTAAAGGCTTTCACCCACGGCCCGGTATTGCCGCTCCTGATACGGTTTACAAGAATGCAACTCAGTTTGGCCTCGCCACGCAACAGGTAGCCACGCTGCACCAAGTACTTCCTGCTGGCACCGTACCCCAAGTGGTACTCACTGACCGAGAGCATAACCTGTGGGTCGGAACGGCTGGACAGGGGTTATGGCGCTGGTCGGACCGCCATATTAGTTTCTATCCGTTGCCCAAAAACTCGGTCAGTGCGCTATTCAACCAAGGCAAAGCAGGCGGCATTTCAACTACGGGAGAGCTTGTTTCACTGAATTCGATTTCTGGCCAACCGTCACCATTCATTGTTTATCCCGGTAAGCTGTTGCCATATCCACCTAGCGCGGTCCTTTACACAGCAGACAAACCGTCGAACCTTATTTCCAGCAATGCCTACTCAAAGCTAGTACCTGGTTCTATTTTGGCTGGTACCGCTGGGCATGGGCTCTGGCAAGGCGCTGTAATCCCGAGGCGTTCCATTCTACGCTTGGTACGGCGTCTGCCCACTACACTTTCGGTTACAGCCCTTGCCCAACAACGCAACGGCGACGTATGGGTGGGCACTGCGCTAGATGGCTTGTATCAGCTCCCTGCCGACTCCACCAAAGCAGTACAACACTTCACTACTGCCAATGGCCTACTGCATAATACTATTTATGCCCTCACCGCCGATTCCACCGGAGGGGTCTGGATTGGTACCCACGACACTGGACTAGCCATGTGGAGACAGGGAAGCTTTCATTACTTCCGCTTTCCTAGTGGCAGCCTCGACGTATCGGCCCTTCTAACCGATGGTGCCGGCCGGGTTTGGATTGGAACCGAGGGCAACGGCATTTTCTGCTATGAAAAGGGCCTGCTTCGCAACTATGGTCCTAGCAACGGCCTTCGCTCTCCCTACTGTTACGCGTTGCTACCAATACGTTGGCGTAACAATTCGGGCAATATTTCCCAGCACGAGCAAGTACTGGTAGTGCATCGTAATAGCCTTAGCTTCTCTGACACTACTCTTCGCCACTTTATTCCGGCGGCTCTACCCGGCAATCCGCTGGTCCGCGACTTACTACCGCAAGCCACTGTAGATAAAAGCGCGTTTTGTGTGTGGTTACGCACTCGTAGTGGTTTACTCTGCCTACGGACCACCACCGCCACCCTCTTGCCTGGCACCCGCACGCCTACCCCTACCCTATTGAGCAGCGAAGTTGATGGCGCCACTCGTTTGCCTACTCAGCTAAACGAACTGTCTGCCACGCAGCACCGGGTCAGCTTCATGTTCCGAGGCATCAGTTTGCTACCCAACCAAACAGATTTGCAGTATCAGTACCGCCTTGCGGGATATCAGGAACAGTGGAGTCATCCTACTGTGGTGGGCGAAGCACAGTTTCCGCGTTTGGATGCCGGCCATTACTCCTTTGAAGTACGCTGCCGGCGAGGGGCACAGGGACGCTGGTCGGCATCAACGGTAACCGCGTTTTCCATTGCCACCCCTTTCTGGCAAACGTGGTGGTTTGCGCTAACAAGCCTGGTGCTGTTGGGGGCAGGAGTTTTTGCACTGATACGCGTGAGAGAAGCTACACTCCGGCGGCAGAAGGTGCAGTTGGAAACCACTGTCCGTGCCAGGACCCACGAGCTACGTGAGCAGAAAGCCCACATCGAGGACATGAACGCCGAGTTAGTTGTAGCCCGCGACGTGGCCGAGGCTTCACGCAAGGCCAAAGCCCAGTTTCTGGCCAACATGAGCCACGAAATTCGAACCCCTATGAACGCGGTTATTGGCCTGACCCACCTGCTGCGTCAAACGCCCGTTAACTCCGAGCAGAACGAATACCTGGAAGCGGTACAGTCGTCGTCGCAAAACCTGCTGGTCATCATCAACGATATTCTCGATAGTTCCAAAATAGAAGCCGGCAAGCTCAGCTTAGAGCACACCGCATTTCGCTTGCCGGAGTTGCTGCGGCGCGTCGCGAGTATGTTCCGTTTCGCCACCGAGGCCAAGCATCTGTACTTCAACCTTGAGATAGATTCCACCGTGCCCACGGCCGTACTCGGCGACTCGGTACGCCTAAACCAAGTTCTCGTGAACTTGGTGGGCAACGCGGTGAAATTCACAACGACTGGGGGCGTAACAGTACGGGTGACGTCTTCTTCCACTGAACCTAGCGGCCTCCAGTTGGTGCGCTTCGTGGTGCGAGACACAGGTATTGGTATCCCGGCCAATAAGCTGGATGCCATTTTCGAAGACTTTTCGCAGGCTAATACCAGCACTACCCGTCAGTTTGGGGGTACCGGCCTAGGCCTTAGCATCGCCCGCAACCTAGTGGAGTTGCATGGCGGGCGCTTGTGGGTGGAGAGTGAGGACGGACAAGGCTCCGCATTTTCCTTCGAAATCCCGTATACCGTCGCCGACCCCACCGAGGTGGCCCCAGAAGCCACCTTAGCCGTCGGGCGCTTCGAGCCAGAACTACGTGTGTTGGTAGCCGAAGACAACGACTTAAATCAGCTAGTTGCCCGTAAAACTCTGGAAGCTTGGAATGTACAGGTGACCATTGCCGCCAACGGCCGACTGGCAGTAGAGGCCGCTGAGCAGCACACATTTGATGCTGTGCTGATGGACGTGCAGATGCCGGAGATGGATGGCTACGAAGCGGCCCGTCAGCTGCGGGCACGCTTCCCTGATTCCGCCGTTCTACCCATCATCGGCCTCACTGCCTCTGCCCTCCCCGAAGACCGGGCCCTAGCCCTTGAAGCAGGCATGAACGATACCCTGGCAAAACCCTTTGACCCGGCCGTATTATACGCCCGCCTTGCTCACTACACCGGGCGCGGACACCTCGCTGCGCAAACCCCATCGTTCCCAGGAGCCGAACCCACAGAACTAACTGCTTCCCTTCCCACCCTCGACTGGACGCTTTTGGAAGAGCTAGCAGGTGGCAACGAAGCCTTTGTTCAACAGATTATCAACACTTTTATCAACCAAGCGCCGCCGCTACAAAAGCAATTAGAGACGGAACTGGCGTCGGTCGATCCGGCGGCCATGGCACGCACCGCCCATAAGCTCAAAGGGCAGGTAGCTTATTTTGGCGTTGAAGAATTGTATTCCACACTAGAAACACTAGAGCAGCAAGCCAAACAAAACGCAACGCCGGATACACTTTCAGCATTGGTTGAGCAAAGTGGCGAATACCTGCGCAGGCTGTATCCACAGCTGCGAGAAAGATAA
- a CDS encoding ABC transporter permease subunit, producing the protein MAALLVVGLSIPVGLWLAARSGSHWMLTVLLALDALPLFVIALLLMMLLASPDYLSLFPAFGLSAEEEDAGISSILKQPAFLILPLASLVISTITEPAVQLAHALRHEAQLDYIVTARAKGLAKMQVLQRHALRNALLPTLTLFTELLPNLLAGTVVVELVFALPGLGRLVADAAAARDYPVLLGGVLVVLVVRQLLLVFADWLYQLADPRIRALNQ; encoded by the coding sequence TTGGCTGCCCTACTGGTGGTTGGTCTTTCGATACCAGTGGGTTTGTGGCTGGCTGCTCGCTCCGGCTCTCATTGGATGCTCACCGTGCTGCTTGCCCTCGATGCTTTGCCACTTTTTGTAATAGCATTGCTACTCATGATGCTGCTAGCTAGCCCTGATTATCTTTCCTTGTTCCCAGCATTCGGGCTCAGTGCGGAAGAAGAGGATGCCGGCATCAGCTCTATTCTCAAGCAACCAGCATTTTTAATACTGCCACTGGCTAGCTTAGTTATTTCCACCATCACGGAACCCGCCGTACAACTTGCTCACGCACTCCGCCACGAGGCTCAACTTGACTACATTGTGACGGCTCGGGCCAAAGGGTTAGCAAAAATGCAAGTACTACAGCGGCACGCACTACGTAATGCGCTGCTGCCCACCCTTACCCTCTTCACTGAGTTATTGCCAAACCTGCTAGCGGGAACCGTTGTAGTGGAGCTAGTTTTTGCACTCCCTGGCTTAGGCCGGTTGGTAGCTGATGCTGCGGCCGCTCGCGACTATCCAGTGCTACTCGGAGGCGTGTTGGTCGTTCTTGTTGTACGCCAGCTTCTGTTGGTTTTCGCCGATTGGCTGTACCAACTAGCGGATCCGCGGATCCGTGCTTTAAACCAATGA
- a CDS encoding OmpA family protein — protein sequence MHKYLLAFLLLSTAAHAQSVEFSKDRFGNNKDGLKTALKEIKSGDEWYNSDPPRYEQALPHYLEAQKLNPENAELNLKIGDCYLHSGFKPRALAYLQKAYQLNSGVDPRIHYLLGRGLHLNGKWKEAMAEYKQAIPATGTKNTSAFTQDIQKKLKECENGQKLADKPTRVFIDNAGPGVNSPYPDYGPVISADESVILFTSRRQGSTGGEKDPESGGFFEDVYQSNREGESWSAARNLGETVNSAGHDATVGLAPDAQRMLVYVEDNGGDLNEANLRGATWAKPQRLGNRINSKAHESSAAYYPDGKSLLLVSDKPGGLGGRDIYKVEIDGRGPAVNLGPAINTPYGEEGVFLHPDGKTMYFSSEGHSSMGGYDIFKSTFENGKWSAPENLGWPINTPDDDVFFVISASGRHGYYSSFRDDGMGSKDIYQITFLGPEKPPVLSQEDQLLASRALPVKETLLAPPVPVATSQVTILKGTVTDAATKQPVEATIDVVDNSLNQTIASFRANAQSGRYLVSLPSGINYGIVVRQEGYLFHSENFDLPAGAAYSEVVKDIELKKLDVGVKVVLNNIFFDFDKASLRKESTGELTRLQALLTETPALRLEISGHTDNVGNAAYNKDLSQRRAKAVVDYLVGKGVSKDRLTFAGYGDTQPVAPNTTKGNRQKNRRTEFKVTGK from the coding sequence GCGTGGAGTTCAGCAAAGACCGATTTGGCAACAACAAAGACGGCCTCAAAACGGCACTGAAGGAAATCAAATCGGGAGACGAATGGTATAATTCTGACCCACCCCGGTACGAGCAGGCGTTGCCACACTACCTGGAAGCACAGAAGCTCAACCCTGAAAACGCCGAGCTAAACCTTAAAATTGGAGACTGTTATTTGCATTCTGGCTTCAAGCCACGGGCGCTAGCTTATTTACAGAAGGCGTATCAGCTCAATTCCGGGGTTGATCCACGAATTCATTATTTGCTGGGGCGTGGTTTGCACCTGAACGGTAAATGGAAGGAAGCTATGGCAGAGTATAAACAAGCTATTCCCGCCACTGGCACCAAAAACACCTCTGCTTTCACGCAGGACATCCAGAAAAAACTAAAGGAGTGTGAAAATGGCCAGAAGCTGGCTGATAAACCTACACGCGTCTTTATCGACAACGCGGGACCGGGCGTAAACTCGCCTTATCCCGATTACGGTCCGGTTATTTCGGCCGATGAATCGGTGATTCTCTTCACGTCGCGGCGGCAGGGCTCTACGGGTGGAGAGAAAGACCCCGAATCCGGTGGCTTCTTTGAAGACGTGTATCAAAGCAACCGCGAAGGAGAGTCGTGGAGTGCGGCGCGCAACTTAGGGGAAACGGTAAATTCTGCGGGACATGATGCCACCGTGGGCCTCGCGCCTGATGCGCAACGCATGCTGGTGTATGTGGAAGACAATGGTGGCGACTTGAATGAAGCCAACCTGCGTGGCGCCACCTGGGCCAAGCCGCAGCGTCTTGGCAACCGCATCAACAGCAAAGCCCACGAGTCGTCGGCAGCGTACTATCCGGATGGGAAAAGCTTGCTATTGGTCTCCGACAAGCCTGGCGGCTTGGGTGGCCGCGACATCTACAAGGTGGAAATAGATGGCAGGGGACCGGCCGTGAACTTAGGGCCGGCCATCAACACGCCTTACGGCGAAGAGGGCGTGTTCCTGCATCCAGATGGCAAGACGATGTACTTTTCTTCGGAAGGCCATAGTTCGATGGGTGGTTACGACATTTTCAAATCGACTTTCGAAAACGGTAAGTGGAGCGCGCCCGAAAACTTGGGCTGGCCCATCAACACCCCCGACGACGACGTGTTTTTCGTGATTTCGGCATCGGGTCGTCATGGTTATTATTCTTCGTTCCGCGACGATGGCATGGGTTCCAAGGACATCTACCAGATTACGTTTCTGGGCCCCGAAAAACCACCTGTTCTTAGCCAAGAAGACCAACTATTAGCGTCGCGTGCGCTGCCCGTGAAGGAAACGCTGCTGGCTCCGCCAGTTCCGGTTGCCACATCACAGGTGACTATTCTGAAAGGCACCGTCACGGATGCGGCTACCAAACAGCCTGTGGAGGCCACCATTGACGTGGTAGATAATTCGCTGAACCAGACTATTGCTTCGTTTCGAGCCAATGCTCAGTCGGGGCGCTACTTGGTTTCGTTGCCGTCAGGTATAAACTACGGTATTGTGGTGCGGCAGGAAGGGTACTTGTTCCACTCCGAAAACTTCGACTTGCCAGCTGGGGCAGCTTACTCGGAGGTGGTAAAAGACATCGAGCTTAAGAAGCTGGATGTCGGGGTGAAGGTGGTGCTCAACAACATTTTCTTTGACTTTGATAAAGCTTCGTTACGCAAAGAAAGCACTGGTGAATTAACCCGCTTACAGGCTCTGCTGACGGAGACGCCTGCCCTGCGCCTAGAAATATCCGGCCATACCGACAACGTAGGCAACGCGGCTTACAACAAAGACCTTAGCCAGCGGCGGGCCAAAGCCGTGGTGGACTACTTGGTTGGGAAAGGCGTCAGCAAAGACCGCCTTACGTTTGCTGGCTACGGCGACACGCAGCCTGTAGCGCCTAACACAACGAAAGGTAACCGCCAGAAAAACCGCCGTACCGAGTTCAAGGTAACGGGTAAGTAG
- a CDS encoding ABC transporter substrate-binding protein, translated as MHCSLLISDATTLKFAPWLAKQMPTISRRGTSTLFSYQLRPEATWDNGQPVLARDVAFTLKVLNCPGLPTEYARTQYGFVTDVELDDRDPRHFTLVCETSSPDILFSTGDYAILPEYVLDPKGELRAVPYSLLRTDTVAAVRRYPAIREFARRYKQARLDKHPEHLPGCGPYTLTKWADKRYLRLQRKEKWWASALPTPPTWLQAHARRLEYQIIPDNTTAQLALRRGDLDLYPMPPARDFDRLRKSADTAQLTFHTSGSYEITMVGFNNQHPLLQDALTRQALSLLFNVPGLMQATQPGLAYRSVGLINPSDKEVYNDSIPLLPFSTSKAVDLLRQAGWQRQAGGKWTRKSETLSLRISYRAGESAHETIALQFQGTASSLGIPVLLRPTEVGLFKQQLVSGETELHVSTIHGSPGYNFIPYLHSRSIGISNLTRYNSSVADQLMEAIVNEPTGPLRTKLIRKFQQQFRTDSPLVVLFFLRNRFIASKQLQGVRAIPIKPGYDVLSIAPVFSRQ; from the coding sequence ATGCACTGCAGCTTACTTATCAGCGACGCCACCACGCTAAAGTTTGCGCCTTGGCTGGCCAAGCAGATGCCCACCATTAGCCGAAGAGGTACTTCGACGCTATTCAGCTATCAACTCCGGCCAGAAGCCACTTGGGATAACGGCCAGCCTGTATTGGCTCGTGATGTAGCGTTTACGCTAAAAGTGCTGAACTGTCCTGGCCTGCCTACCGAGTACGCGCGAACTCAGTACGGATTCGTTACGGATGTGGAACTAGATGACCGTGATCCGCGCCACTTTACTTTGGTGTGTGAGACTTCCTCGCCCGACATTCTATTCTCTACCGGGGATTACGCTATCCTACCAGAATATGTACTGGACCCGAAAGGGGAATTACGGGCGGTACCCTATTCCTTGCTGCGTACCGATACAGTTGCTGCAGTGCGCCGCTATCCTGCTATACGGGAGTTTGCGCGGCGCTACAAGCAAGCACGGCTAGACAAGCATCCCGAGCATCTGCCTGGCTGTGGGCCGTATACGCTAACTAAATGGGCCGATAAACGCTACCTACGTCTTCAGCGCAAAGAAAAGTGGTGGGCTAGCGCCCTCCCCACTCCCCCAACATGGCTGCAAGCCCATGCGCGACGCCTGGAATACCAAATCATTCCGGACAACACAACGGCCCAACTGGCTCTTCGCCGCGGCGACTTGGATTTGTATCCCATGCCGCCCGCTCGGGACTTCGACCGGTTACGAAAATCAGCTGATACAGCCCAGCTAACCTTCCACACCTCCGGGTCCTATGAAATAACGATGGTAGGTTTCAACAACCAACATCCGTTGCTTCAGGATGCGCTTACTCGCCAAGCGCTAAGCTTGCTCTTTAATGTACCAGGATTGATGCAGGCCACCCAGCCAGGATTGGCGTACCGGAGCGTAGGCCTGATTAACCCCAGTGACAAGGAGGTTTATAATGACAGCATCCCGCTCCTGCCATTTAGCACAAGCAAAGCAGTGGACTTGCTTCGCCAAGCGGGTTGGCAACGCCAGGCTGGTGGAAAGTGGACGCGTAAGAGCGAAACACTGTCGTTGAGAATCAGCTACCGTGCTGGCGAGTCAGCTCATGAAACAATAGCGTTGCAGTTTCAGGGAACAGCCTCTAGCCTAGGTATCCCTGTCTTGTTGCGGCCCACGGAAGTAGGCTTGTTTAAGCAACAGTTAGTGTCTGGTGAGACTGAACTTCACGTGAGCACCATCCATGGCAGTCCTGGCTACAATTTCATACCGTATTTGCACTCGCGTAGTATTGGAATAAGCAACCTCACCCGCTATAATTCGTCAGTAGCCGACCAGTTGATGGAAGCCATTGTCAACGAGCCCACCGGACCATTGCGTACGAAGTTGATTCGAAAATTTCAGCAGCAGTTTCGTACCGACTCACCCTTAGTCGTGCTATTTTTCCTTCGCAACCGGTTTATTGCCAGCAAACAATTGCAAGGAGTACGCGCTATACCTATTAAGCCCGGCTACGACGTCTTAAGTATAGCACCAGTTTTTTCTCGACAATAG